The Lycorma delicatula isolate Av1 chromosome 8, ASM4794821v1, whole genome shotgun sequence DNA segment GCATTCAAGAATATTATATAGGCAAAATTAATGGTGATATtggatttaattttcttattgctGGTAATGGATACATCTATGTCGGAAGAAGTTGGGAATATGTTGGTGCTCACACTCCCATGTTTAACAGATGCTCACTTGGAATTGGATTAATTGGATCTTTCACAAATGAGACCAAACCATCAACAGAACTGATGACtgctttagattatttattacaaataggaGTTCAAGaaggaaaaatatcaaaagattatAAATTGTATGCAGCTAGTACAATAAAAAGTACTTCAAGTCCTGGTGAAAGTGTTAATGACATAATTAAAAACTGGTCTCATTGGTCAAcagattcaataataaaaaaagtttgttataaaaaaatattataattattgttatctaTGTTTTGATTCatctatatatttacaattatatactgtTAGCCCTTAGACTAAGACTGACCTTCATCGATTTTGTCAACATTTGCAAAAAGCATAAGCAACTCTAATAGGTGTAATAGGtttagtattataaaacaaaaccaacaATCCTTATCTCTCAAAAATTGTCATATTGTAATAGCTAGACCTAAATGTATAAGagattattttatctttactaaATGGTCACAGCCACATACATATTAACCAGAAGAATGACAGATGGACTGGTCTACAGACAAATGAAACACTGGAACTCTTACTTGGGAACTGAAACCGACTTAATTTAAGAGTTGATATTCTGATTTTCACCAGCTAAATTCCTTCAGTGAGATGAAACACTTTCTATTCATTCTTCATTTACTACAAAAACTTGTAACATTACCTCAGTATTTCACAAATTTGTTGATCtcaatatgtttttaaagattaaatcagaaatttaatgaaaatggtaGCATCTTGAtctttcatctagaggtcctgggtttgaatcccggtcaagcatggcattttcacacacgctacaaatcattcattcatctcatcctctgaagaatgcctaacgatggatccggaagttaaaaaaaaaatcagaattttataatttaagtcaCCTACTactaatttccttatttttattaaatcaaatttgtgTACATACTTTAACTCACTACTCTAAATAAATGATATTGACATATAGTACTTATTTGTATTGAGGAAATTATACAGAAATTCACTGTAGACACTTTCATTTGAACTAAATATTATGTTTGTGTATAATACAGACTTGGAGATGGCAGATTGTTTCATTTTCCTTAATAATTATAACTctgtaaataacttattaaagaaatttaaatttatactgattGAAAGAGAAATAAAAGCTGTTCCaagtttttatagaaatttttaatataatatctacTTTTCAAATTTACTTGAAACTGGAAAAACCATTTTCAGTTATCAGAAATATGTTTTTCTGCGTTTATTGAAAACTCTTCATCAGATTTTCATGGATGTAAAATTGGAATATAGTTACAACTGATCTGTGTGTTTAAATTTCTTcttagaaaaacatataaaaaattggaaataagtATTTCTATTTCAATCTAAGATTTCCTCATTTATTTGagtaactaaagaaaattattaatctttaatgaataaatcatatcaatcaaatttacttttacgtagtattttcaaaaaaatcataattgttttttcacaaaatataattGAGAACATATATCGTAATGTTAAAgaaatactacattaaaaaaaaaagttggattaggtttttcataaatttttttccaattttgccACTGATTGTTAGGGACATAAAACAGTTTACTtaagaaattgtattataaaCTTATATCAATTGAAAAATGCCAAAATACATAGCAGAAACatgtatatttagtattttaactgTAATGTTTGTAGGTAAGCTAATATGAGTCGCAAATCATTTTCATGAAAGACTtagtcattctcaagaatagAAAACTCCTATTGCATGCGAACTACATAGTTAGGGTTGAGGTGGTTTCATATAAGCATGCCAATCCCACTGAAATGCAGCTGATATTTAACCTGATAAGCAATACCTTCACTCTGTCCTTCACAAGAACTGAGtgtactctcagagaaagcagctTGTATTGGTGCCTCTTGCACCTCCTCCTAAATTAATTACCTCCTTTTTGTTATGAAACAATGTGTTAAATTCAGTGTTTAGAGTTAAAAGGAGAGTccagaaatatataattagttaattaatagaaataatataataagtcaTACAGTCAAacctttaaataacaaaattgagaatcccaggaaaaatttgttaaatagaggTTTTGTTTTGTTGAGGTTcgttatgataaatattttctaagaattctATTTACTCATActgtagataaatgaataaaagtttgaacagTAATTTTAATGCTCTGCGTTTGATAGTGAATTTCAGGAAATTCCACTACTTTAATGTATCGGTAGACAGTAACTGCAGAACATgtgtttaattcttttgt contains these protein-coding regions:
- the LOC142329505 gene encoding peptidoglycan recognition protein-like, encoding MTDQWKLPLPDFKLSGFSDFSTKIFKFGDNYEGKVKLNEILHFVQRNEWDAHLLDGDLTPMTFPIPYVIIHNTGTSSCFSTATCNSLVLSIQEYYIGKINGDIGFNFLIAGNGYIYVGRSWEYVGAHTPMFNRCSLGIGLIGSFTNETKPSTELMTALDYLLQIGVQEGKISKDYKLYAASTIKSTSSPGESVNDIIKNWSHWSTDSIIKKLSKLLY